One genomic window of Solanum dulcamara chromosome 12, daSolDulc1.2, whole genome shotgun sequence includes the following:
- the LOC129876641 gene encoding transcription factor RADIALIS-like — translation MSSMSSQHGSSGSWTAKQNKAFEKALAVYDKETRDRWSNVAKAVGGKTAEEVKRHYEILLRDVFYIESGRVPFPKYKTTGGSHSTSD, via the coding sequence ATGAGCTCAATGTCATCTCAACATGGTTCTTCAGGATCATGGACAGCAAAACAGAACAAGGCGTTTGAGAAGGCATTGGCAGTGTACGACAAGGAAACTCGCGATCGTTGGTCCAATGTTGCCAAAGCAGTTGGAGGCAAGACTGCCGAAGAGGTGAAACGACACTATGAAATTCTTCTGCGGGATGTTTTCTATATCGAGTCTGGTAGGGTGCCCTTCCCCAAATACAAAACAACTGGAGGAAGCCATTCCACCTCTGACTAA